From the genome of Perca flavescens isolate YP-PL-M2 chromosome 1, PFLA_1.0, whole genome shotgun sequence, one region includes:
- the xkr5b gene encoding XK-related protein 5b → MRDYSATPSYGGACMPCCQVCIFAFTAFLIVAERTALIYCFVYYLWVGHNYCYAHLAGFTALLLLPGWGPQWLSYLWYLSDGRIRRKSLTWTHILHLGIFKRLWECMRLQDEDVYGEIMQQADASALRLFEALVVTLPQTLLQTYVLICTDIGIKSPASVCFVVCLLSLAWALVLYARACSLIRPGHLQMTPAAILCRLLWRVSMLGSRFAILMLFTRIFKQWILGVIGVHWLGATFWMVSQQTDIIRSTSRWRLFNLVLGAIHIFLFLNVKFGQSRYRMAGFYLVIFLENTFLLLASSWLFSMVSWDTVGIPAAVFCSFLTGVIALVLYYRFLHPKSFEIFQSIRHRGIGGACTERGSTLSLEEKVTPTFHRHATLSGGGTLMDLPIQWEGWKHHHWLLIRLAMKTGDVTRIWSSYGEGGLAGLMGLSEEVHSPDEPHVRRVPLVQPQISQPAPPQVTQAPQVREAVQPPKPAHSSVIARPVRKAPPTTIQDMKRFPEIIPVQEVIFEETAEEESSAPPSEKGDEEFQSAAYGSPTPSSPWQPGSLGHIDSNAASLTEASSSVGSLDIKTPGWSPERRSPLLISSPEKKPSLPGESSTTLYFSADAQSPSSGSYLGWGSELSPISTYRSPYRIREARFITSTPRLEPRAKSPSPVIVIPATPGTTPGPTPGGTPGASTPTASTPGASTPVASTPGASTPVASIPGASTPGASTPGASTPGSSTPGASTPGASTPGATTSSTAIIPLTPVISHHARKQMVQFVGSRERMV, encoded by the exons ATGAGAGACTACTCAGCGACTCCGAGCTACGGGGGCGCCTGCATGCCGTGCTGCCAAGTTTGCATCTTCGCCTTTACCGCATTCCTCATCGTTGCAGAGAGGACGGCGC TGATCTATTGCTTTGTGTACTATCTGTGGGTGGGTCACAACTACTGCTATGCCCATCTTGCTGGCTTCACTGCACTGCTCCTGCTGCCAG GTTGGGGACCTCAGTGGCTCAGTTATCTGTGGTACCTGTCAGATGGACGCATCCGCAGGAAGTCTCTCACCTGGACACACATACTGCACCTGGGTATCTTCAAAAG ACTGTGGGAGTGCATGCGTCTGCAAGACGAGGATGTGTATGGTGAGATCATGCAACAGGCTGATGCATCTGCTTTACGCCTGTTTGAGGCCTTGGTGGTCACGCTCCCTCAGACGCTGCTGCAGACCTATGTGCTCATCTGCACTGACATAGGAATCAAATCTCCAG cCTCGGTATGTTTTGTGGTGTGTTTGTTATCTCTGGCCTGGGCCTTGGTCCTCTACGCCAGAGCCTGTTCACTCATCAGACCAGGACACCTACAAATGACCCCCGCTGCCATTCTCTGTCGACTTCTGTGGAGG GTCAGTATGTTGGGATCTCGATTTGCCATTCTCATGCTCTTCACACGTATCTTCAAACAATGGATCCTGGGAGTCATTG gtgtgcACTGGCTGGGTGCAACTTTCTGGATGGTGTCTCAGCAGACCGACATCATACGTTCAACTAGTCGATGGAGACTCTTCAACCTTGTTCTGGGAGCTATTCACATCTTCCTTTTCCTCAATGTGAAGTTTGGTCAATCCAGATACCGCATGGCTGGGTTCTAcctg GTCATATTCTTAGAGaacacttttcttcttctggCCTCTTCATGGTTGTTTAGCATGGTGTCCTGGGATACTGTAGGAATCCCAGCTGCAGTTTTCTGTAGCTTCCTAACTG gaGTGATAGCGTTGGTGCTGTACTATCGTTTCCTCCACCCTAAGTCCTTTGAGATTTTCCAGAGTATTCGCCACAGGGGGATAGGTGGAGCCTGCACGGAACGTGGATCTACACTGTCATTGGAGGAGAAAGTCACACCCACTTTCCATCGCCATGCAACACTGTCCG GAGGTGGGACCCTAATGGATCTCCCTATCCAGTGGGAGGGCTGGAAACATCACCACTGGCTGCTGATTCGCTTGGCCATGAAGACGGGCGATGTCACTAGGATCTGGTCGTCGTATGGCGAGGGGGGGCTGGCCGGACTGATGGGTCTGTCTGAAGAAGTTCACTCCCCTGATGAACCTCATGTCCGTCGG GTTCCACTTGTTCAGCCTCAGATTTCTCAACCAGCTCCACCACAGGTGACCCAGGCTCCACAG GTGAGAGAGGCGGTCCAGCCACCAAAGCCAGCTCACTCCAGTGTAATAGCCCGACCAGTGAGAAAAGCTCCACCCACAACAATCCAGGATATGAAAAGGTTTCCAGAGATCATCCCGGTCCAAGAGGTCATTTTTGAAGAGACTGCAGAAGAAGAGTCCAGTGCTCCACCATCAGAAAAAG GTGATGAGGAGTTTCAGAGTGCTGCTTACGGCTCACCAACACCTTCATCTCCGTGGCAACCAGGCAGCCTTGGCCACATCGACAGCAACGCCGCGTCCCTGACCGAAGCCTCGTCCTCCGTAGGTTCCCTGGACATCAAGACTCCCGGTTGGTCACCTGAGCGACGCTCCCCTCTCCTGATTAGTTCCCCGGAGAAAAAACCATCGCTCCCCGGAGAGTCCAGCACCACACTGTACTTCAGCGCGGATGCACAGTCTCCCTCCAGTGGGAGCTATCTTGGCTGGGGCTCCGAGTTGTCGCCCATCTCTACCTACAGAAGTCCCTACCGTATCAGGGAGGCTCGTTTTATCACATCCACACCGCGCCTGGAACCTCGAGCTAAAAGTCCGTCCCCTGTTATTGTCATCCCTGCTACTCCTGGTACAACACCAGGCCCCACCCCAGGTGGAACCCCTGGTGCGTCGACCCCTACTGCATCAACACCTGGAGCTTCAACACCTGTTGCATCAACACCTGGAGCTTCAACACCTGTTGCTTCGATTCCTGGAGCTTCAACTCCTGGTGCTTCAACTCCTGGAGCTTCAACTCCTGGTTCTTCAACTCCTGGTGCTTCAACTCCTGGTGCTTCAACTCCTGGTGCTACCACGTCCTCTACTGCAATCATTCCACTCACTCCAGTCATCTCCCACCACGCTCGCAAACAGATGGTCCAGTTTGTGGGCAGTAGAGAGAGAATGGTGTAA